CACTGGGGGAAAGCGCAGTAGCACTTGCGGTTTATACTGCCCATTGCCTTGATTGTACCAAGTGATGATACGCTCGTCACCTTGAGCTACTAATACGGTCACATCGGGTAGTCCATCTTGGTTTAGGTCAGCAATTTCCACTTTTCTCGTACCCGGGCTATCTGTCAAGACTTGCTTTTGGACTGTTTTTTCTGGTGAGGTTTCGTAGTAAGCTAACTGACCTAAGTAATTACCAAACTCAGCGACTAGCCAACCTGATATATTTTCCTCACCAACGTTAATAGGCGTGAAGTGTACTGGTCGTCGTAAATCAATAGGAAGCAGTTCCGATAAACTATCTTGGCTGCTGCCTTGCCATAGCTTACCTTTTGCCTGGTCGGAGGGATTCATAATTCCCATTGTTAGCACCTGATACGATACATCGGGTTGAATGTATATGTCTGCCGGGGGGCTATCCAGCCTAATTGAGTTGATAATGGTCTGCTGACGATCAATTTCGTACAATATACCCTGGGCATCACCTAGCCAGAGGTGTCCGGTAGTGGTATCAATGTGGGTTAGGGTAGTAGTGGGTATCGTTTGCGTAGAGAGTCGGGCGGGGTGGGCTTGAAATTGGCTTAGTACTGTATCTACAGCAAGATCAGTCATTGAGAGACTATCGGGGGCTTGTTGCTGGTAGTAACCTACCAGCTTTTGCCAATTGTCTTCTGATAACTGAGGTTCGTCGGGAAAGATGCTAGCCTGCCTTACAATGTAGTCATCGTACATTGACATACCTCGGTAAGGCTGCTGCGGAGATTCCCAGATACCCAGGTAGTGTCCCATGCGGGGCAAAACGCTCTCCGTCCAAATGGTTTTGGGCAATAAGCCTGGTTCTGGAAAAGCATGACAAGTCTGACAATAGCGATACGCGAGTTGCTCCCCAGTAAGATGTGTTATACTATCAGGATGAGGAAAAATAGGAGTAGGTGTTGTCACCGCCTCAAACTGCACTGACTGTTCAGTTTTACTACACCCTACTAATAAAATGATCAGCCCCATCCAAATCCGCAAAACGATCATCCCGCTGGTTCTAGATTAATAGTTCGGCTATTTCCTTTAAAGTCATAGACAGTGGCACTTACAGCGGTACTCGGCAATGTAATACGACGGGTAACTTGGGAGAGATAGGTTGAGCCGTAGTAAAACTCATACTTCACGGTAGTGCCATCAGCTAGTTCCACTTCTGCCCAACTATCTATTGGTTGTAGCTGAAGGATTGGATTTAGTTTTCTAACGGATGAGTTCGCAAAAACTAACAAACTATCCTGGTTCTGGGTCACTAAAAACACGCTCTCGCCACTACCACTGCGTAGCTCCGCTAAACCTTTGGCATCACCAGGAACGTACCAGCCACTTTCATTCATAGATCGTGATACAAATTCACCTTTTCCATTTCCCTCCAAGTACAGTCCGTTAAGAGCATCGTAGCGCCCAGTAGCGATTTCAGTAGCGTAACTATTTCCGACTGCCAAAATATCCAAGTACCCATCCTGATTAATGTCTCGCGCTAACATCCCAAAAAGCGGGGCAAACTGCGCTTCAGTAGGCAGAGCCGTTACAGTAAACTTACCATCCCCTTGGTTCTCAATATAGCTGCTTGCCAGATGAGTAGCGTGGTAGGCGATTCCGCTGCTTAGTTCTTCTTCCGAAAAAACAGTATTGATTGTAGCTAAGCCATACTTTTCGTAGCTAGGAAACCGCTGACGGATCGGCAGAAACTGCGAAGTAAAATCATCTTTAGAATGCACTGGAAAGGGAGACAGTTGCCCGACTTCATCTTTCTTATAAGTAACCAATACTGGATCAATACTACCGTTGTTATCAAAATCGTTAGCGTATATACTCAGCGGATGCTCTTCGGTGCCTCGGTAGCTGGTGTTTAGCCCCAGATTACCCGCTACGTAGTCAATGTCACCATCGTAGTCAAAATCGCCTGCGGTAAGGCTATTCCACCAGCCAACTTTATTCGCTATGCCAGTGGAAGGAGTAGCGTTCTCAAACCCATTGCCAGTATTTTTAAATAAGGTAATCGGCATCCATTCCCCTACAATCAGTAAATCTACCAGTCCGTCATTATCAACATCAGTCCATAAAGCATCCGTAATCATTCCCAGACTATCCAACTCAGGAATAAGATCAGCCGTCACATTACTAAATGTACCCCCTTCGTTGCGAAGCAGGTAACTGGCTGGAGGTGTCGGATAGCTACCGGGAATTACCCGCCCGCCCACAAATAAATCCAGATCACCATCTTGATCGTAATCAGCTGCTTTTACACACGAACCACTGGTACGCATTTCCGGTAGTGCAGCTTGGTCTAACGTGAACTTCCCTTTGCCATCGTTACGATAAAACTTGTCTTGTAATTCTGGGCTATTGGGCTGAAACTCATAGCTGCCACTGACTGCGTACAAATCAAGGTCACCATCGTTATCTGCATCAAATAATAGTACTCCCAGTTCTTCGCTCACCGAATCAATTTTCGGTACTGTCCGGTTAAATGCCCCGTCCGCTGTTTGCAAAAACAACGTCCCTGTTTGATTAGCTGAACCCGCTACATAGAAGTCGTCTAAGCCGTCGCCATTCACATCACCTACAGCAATACCCGGTCCGTTTTGAGTCAGTTTATGAGGAAGAGTACGTTGCCAATTAAAGTCGATCATATCCTGCTCCTGATGTTTCAAGCGAATACCATAACTTTCGTTGGCTTTTCTAAAAGATGGGGTTGATATGGAAGAAATAATCTCCTGGTTAATATCCTGATTGCTCACCTCTTGAGCCTCAGAATACACCAGGGTTAAGGCTTGGTTAGCCGGAATATCTAGTAACAACTGACGTTTGCCATCCGGCCAAATTACCAGTAGAGAATCTACTAGACTATACTCGCCTAGCCCAAAGTGCTGCTGCTCTTCCATCGTAGAAAGATAACCTCGGTAACGCGCATTTTCTACGTACTGAACTTTTCCCTCTCCGTAATGGATCAACACTTTAGCTCCAATTCCCTGAGGGTTTATGTTATTCCCTTTTAAATCTACTCTTAGAAAATAGGCTTTTGCATCTTGATTATCATACAACTGGTTGCGGTAGACAAAAGCACTATCGTTGATGTTATTCACGACAATATCCAAATCGCCATCATTGTCCAGATCGGCGTAAGCGGCACCGTTGGAGAACGATGGAAGAAACATGCCCCAATCTTCGGTTTGGTCAGTGAATATCAGACCCCGATCAGAATCGGCACCATTGTTTCGGTACGCATAATTAGAAATTTTTACGACGGGGATAGAATCCATCATTTGAGCCGGAGTAGCCACTCCCCCACCTGGCCCTGCCCGGAAATTAGCGAAATCCCGATCAGTCACATCACGAGGGAAACCGTTGGTGATAATCAGATCTTTATAACCATCATTATCAAAGTCAGCCATCAGCGGAGTCCAGCTCCAGTCAGTTTGGTACACCCCTGCTAATTGTCCAATATCACTAAACACCGGATGCCCCTCGGGAGTAAATCCTTGATTAAGTTGTAGCGTATTGCGAACGTATTGGTACTCGAAGCCGTAACGCTCATTATTGATATAGGTAATGTAATTACTAACACCCAGCATTTGCTTCTGGCGCAGATTATTCTCCGGCAGCATATCCAGTGCAACTATATCTACTAAACCATCATTATTAAAGTCTACTACATCCGAACCCATCGCGGAAAAACTCTGATGCTTCAGGTATTTTCCTACCTGATTGGTAAATGTTCCGTCTTGATTATTGACGTAAAGTAGGTCGTTAGACAAGTAATCGTTGGTGATGTAAATATCCGGCCAACCATCCAGATTAATATCTGATACGGTAATTCCCAAGCCAAAGCCCTCAATCATGATTCCTGCCTCATTAGATACATTGACAAAGCGCCCGCCATCGTTCCGGTAGAGGCGGTCGTTGTTAGGAGCCGAACCATCGGTCATTTTTTCCCGATAACTGGTTGGCAAGCGGTTTTTGATGGTATTGGTTAGCAGATACAGGTCTAGATCACCATCCAAATCATAGTCAAAAAAAGTAGCTTGGGTAGTATGCCCTGTATCGGCAATTCCGTATTTCTCAGCCTCTTCAGTAAATTCAGGTACGCCTGCTTCGTCGGCCCCCTGATTAACAAAAAGCAGATTCTTGCGCTTTATGCTATCCTTGAGTAGCGTTGCCGAAGCATAAATATCTAAGTACCCATCTTGGTTAATATCTACCAGTGCCACACCAGAACACCACCGATCTTCTCCTGCTACCTTAGCTACTTGGGTAATATCTTCAAACTGCATATCCCCTTTATTGAGATACAGTGCATTATCTACTGAATTTCCGGTAAAATAAATATCAGCTAATCCATCATTATTTAAATCACCAATACCGACCCCACCCCCGTTGTAGATATATTCTTCATTAAGAATGTTGAAGGTATCATTTTCAGCAATACGATTGGAAAAATGAATATTAGATTGGTTAGGTGAAACCAGTTCAAATAGCGTTGCCGGCTGACTGTTACAACTGGAAAATATCCAACCTACGGCAACTACGATATAACTCAGGGACTTCATAAGATGCTTATGATGTATATCGGGGAGAATAATAACTATTTCTATAAAAAAACAAGTCAGACCTGAAGCCTGACTTGTTTTTTTATGTTTTAAGGAAATAAACTTAGGTTTAGTAACCAGGATTCTGGCTTAATATATCCTCTCCTATGAGATCAATCTCATTCTGAGGAATTGGTAGATACTCATCTTGTTCAGAGGTAAAGTCAGCTCCAGCAAAGGCATTGCTAAGGAATTGCCGCTCATTCGCTATGTAAGCATCCAAAGTAGATTCGGCAATGCCCCAACGAACTAGATCATAAAAACGATGCCCCTCACCAGAAAGTTCTAACTTACGTTCAAAGCGGACAGCCTCAATTGCTTGCTCTTGACTACCGAACGATGGATATAATTCGATTACATAATTAGCAGCAGGTGAACCATCCTCGTTAGACACCAAATCGTTTTGTGCCCGGGCACGAACTTGGTTTACAAGGTTTAAGGCGGCACCTAAGTTTCCTAATTCAGCTTCGACTTCAGCTGCCATGAGTAACACATCGGCGTAACGGATAATGTAATAATTGACAGCAGTATAACCAGGGGTCCACGAAGATACATCATTCTCGATACCGTCTCCCTCTTTGTAGTACATAAACTTTTTAGGGGAATATGGACCTCCGTTGGGCTGGTTACGAATCCAATCGCGACCGGGATGTGGCCCCCAATCTAAGAACGGAATTCCTCGTCGACCAATAGCATGATCTAGGCGTGGATCAACTGGCCCAGCATCGGGAGTAAATGCATCGACACTAGATAACCCAAAATCGTTTTCTAGCGCATTCGCACCGTTATTGTACGAGCCGTCTAGTAACGGAAGTCCTGCTGTTGTAGTTCGATAAGAATTAGCTAACTCAAAACTAGGCTGATTGAAGCCACAGCACCCACCGGGGCGCTCAGGCCCACTAGATCCGTGAGGAAAGTTGAGTACCATTGCTGGGTTCGCATTGTTTACCGTACCTGTATTCGCCGAAGCCTGCACTGAGAACACCGTCTCACTATTGTTATCGTTAGTAGAACGGAAAAGATCAGAATAGTTGTCTAATAGTGCGTAAGATTCACCCGTGGCTGTCACACCATTAGCGATTACCTCATCGAAAATTGGCTTAGCTTCCTCATGCTTACCTTGAAATAAAAGTACTTTCCCTAAGTAAGCACCTGCAGCCCATTTATTGGCTCTTCCCGCCGCAGTTTGTACTTCCGGTAGATTATCAAAGGCAAACTGAAGATCCATTTCAATCATCGGCCACAAATCCTGATCGTTAGGGATTAGAGTAATCTCATCCCAGGTCTCGTCTACGTAGGGAACATCGTCAAAATTCCGCTTTAGATCAAAGTAGTAATGACCTCGTAGAAACCGAGCCTCAGCCGCTATTCTAGTCTCAGCTTCTTCCGCTGCACCCTCAGAGAGTTCAATTAACGCCAACGTAGCATTTGCCCGGGCTACCCCTTCAAAGGTAGACTCGTACTTGTCTTCTACTGAGGCATTGTTGGTCTGAGCCGCATAAAGCTGTATCTCATTTACTTGCGACTGGTCGCCGGGATCACTGCCTTTGTTGGCATCGCCACCCAAAACCCCTCCCCAAAACCAATTACTGGCATCGGTGTAGAATCCACCCCGCCCAAGCAGCATGGCGTAGGTGGCGATTAACGACCCCTCCAATCCCTGTTGGGACGAAAGTTCAGTCTGACTTAACGAACCCGCTGGTGCCACATCTAAGAAAGAATCCTGACAGGCTACAGTAACCGAGATTACGGCTACCAAGCTCAACGCAATTATTCTAGTAATTTTCATATGTAGGTTAACTTATATATTGATTAAAACGATACGTTTAGTCCTAATACCCACTGGCGGGTCACTGGAATGTTACCCCGGTCAATACCAAAGTTAGTGTCAGCACCACCGCCTACTTGAGGATCTAGCCCACTGTAATTAGTGATCGTAAATAAGTTGTTAGCCGAAGCAAATACTCTGAACTTTTCTAATCCCCAACTATCCAGTAGTGTAGCGGGTAAATTATAACCTAATGTTATATTCTGCATTCTCACGTATGAACCATCCTCTACATAAAAAGAGTTCGATTGACCGGTAGTACTGAAGTTGGCAGCATCTTCAAAGATCGGAATTTCCGCTCCCGGATTATCGGGTGTCCAAGTATCCTTTACTCGGGTACTGATAGCAGCACCGGGAAATAGCGGATAGAAATCGGTAAAAAGTTTAGAGACATTAAAGATTTCATTACCAAACTGACCGTAAACGTACGTTTGTAGATCAAACGCCTTATACGTTAGCTTGATAGTAAGCCCGCCCGTAAAATCAGGAATTGGATTTCCTAAATCGGTACGGTCATCTATGGTAATTTCTCCGTCAGGCTCCCCATCAGGTCCGCTTATGTCAGCAAAACGAAATCGCCCTACGCCACCAGCTGGAGTTTCCTCCGTGGCATCCTCCGTTTTGGTAACACCTGGTTGAGTAGGAGCCGCGTCAATTTCGGTCTGGCTTTGAAACAAACCTTCTACTTGGTAGCCGTAGAAGTTAGATAGTGGCTGACCTAAACGGTTAAGTACCGGAATAATACCTCGGTACTCCGAACTCCGATTAGGCAGATCTTCAATACCGGGAGCCAGCGCAACAATTTCGTTTTGTAAGAACCCTCCGTTCAAGGTTACTTCGTAGCCAATACCATTGCCGATAGTACCTTTGTTCACAATGCGCAGATCAATTCCTCGGTTCAGCATCTCTCCTACATTTACCGAAGGATCGTCAGCGCGGAAACCAGCTTGTACAGTTATCGGTACTTGGAATAATAAGTCCTCCGTTCGCTTTTCCCATACGTCGAAGATTACATCTAGCTTTCCATCAAACAGTAAGGCATCAAAACCAATGTTAGTAGTAATTGCCCGCTCCCAACGAGCGAAGGGGTTGCCGATACGATTTCGGTAAAAACCAAGTTGGGCAGATGAGTTGGTACCATTAATGTCATAACTTCCCTGGCCTAGATTGGTAGTATACAAACTAAACTGATTGTTAGGATTTACATTGTTAGAGTTACCGATAATTCCATACCCCCCTCTAATCTTCATGTCTTCAATAAAGGTAAGCCCGTCCATAAAGCCCTCGGATGAGATTCGCCAAGCTCCTGATACGGCGGGAAACACTCCAAAACGTTCTTCAGCACCAAAGCGGGATGAACCATCGTAACGCACTACTCCCGTAAGTAAGTACTTATCGCGGAAATCATACTTTACACTTCCGAAGTAGGAAGCAAAGTTCACTCCATTAGATTTGAATCCGCTACCAGGCAGGGCTTCTACTGTATTAAGGGTAACGAAGTCAGGGCTTTCGGAGAACGGGTTGATTCCCGTACCTTCGTAGAAGTTGAATGCATCTTGGTTTAGCGCTTCCTGCCCCAATAGGATATCAAAGCCGTGGTCACCAAAATCTTTCTTATAATTTACCGTGTTGGTAAACACCCAAGACGTTTCGTAGAACGATCTTCTGGTGTAGCCAAAAGCGGAATTGTTTTCGCTGTTTTCATACTGACGCCGGGTATAAAGTTCAGCATTGAAAGCATCAAAACTGCCCCCAAAGCTAGAGCGAAATATCAAGTCTTCAATAGGCTCAAACTCCAGATAGACGTTTCCAAAACCACCCACAGAAAAGTTACTATTATTGCGCTGTCCGTCTAAGTTAGCTACTGGGTTACGAGGGTTATTAAAGCCGGGAGCGGCGGTACCAGCGTAGCCACCAAACTCATCGAAAACTGGAATAATAGGCGACATACGCGAAGCATCCAAAATAACGTTCTCGTCATCAGCCGAACCAGTTCCACCTTGCCCTCTATTGTTCGCTCCCAACAGGATGTTTACACTTCGGTAAGTTCCTTGTATGTTCTCACCCACGCGTAATTTGTTAGGAATTATGTCAAACTCAGAATTGGCCCGGAAGGTATAGCGCTTAAATATCTGATGCTTCAAAACCCCTTCTTGCTCCTGCATGTTTAACCCGATGTAGTAACGGTTATTTTCTCCGCCCCCCGATAGACCCAGATTATGCCGATGAAGCATGCCCGGTCGGGTAATAGCATCGTACCAATCGGTTCCCTCTTTATTAGCCCTTACCACTTGATAAGCAGAGGTAGGATCAATACTATACAGAGCAGCTTGCTCTTCTAAATTTATTGAGCCTACAATACCAGCATTAGGCCCTACTAGTAGATAATCAGGGATGATAGGCTGAACTCCAGTTCCGTACTGCGGATGTTCAAAGTTGGGAGTCTCGCCTCGGTTGTTAGCCCCATTTCGGATAGCATTCCACGTCCATATAGCTTGCTCCTGAGGATTCAGTACCTCAAGACCTTGGCCAGGATCAGTTACTCCAATTTCCCCATTGTAGGTTACCTTCAGTGGTTGATTTCTTCCTCCTTTCTTGGTGGTAAAAACAACAACCCCACCGGCAGCCCGAGCTCCGTAAATAGAAGCACTGGTTGCATCTTTCAGTACCGTAGTAGCCTCAATATCACCGGGGGCCAAGAAATCAGTATTTAGCGTTGGAACCCCATCTACCACATAAAGTGGCTCATTACCACCTAAGGCACCGAAGCCTCGCACCCGAACAATACTACTGGTACCGGGCTGTCCGTTAGTAATTACCGTTACTCCCGATACCCGGCCTTGCAATTGCTGCTCTACGTTACCCGAAGGGACTACCTGCAAATCTTCGGCATCTACTGTAGCAACCGAACCAGTAGTTTCTCTTCGGTTATCTACCGAGTACCCAGTTACCACAATTTCGGATAGGGACTGAACATCAGGTAGCATTGTCAGGTCAACTGTACTCTGGTTGCCTACCGTTACCTCTTCGGCAGTATAGCCGATCGAAGTAAACACCAGCACCGCATCGTTACTTGGTACGGTTAAGCGGTACTCACCGTTCATATCGGTTACCGTTCCTTGCGTAGTGCCTTTAATAAGCACATTAACCCCCGGGAGGGTTTCACTAGTTTCACCGTCGGTCACCGTACCCGAAACGGTCTTGTCTTGCGCGTATCCGCCCACACTCAGCATCAAGCTGAACAGGAAAAGATACACACATTTGAGATGCGTAGAAATTCTCATACTCATTAGGTTTACGTTAAAGTTTGATTAAAAAGGTTTTGAGCTTTATATATGCTGTGAGCATAATCGTTTATAGCTTTTTTATAGGTAGCGAAAGTATCTGATGGTATCGCTATCTTAATTGTATCAACTTCCAAAGTAGGCAATATTTTGCCACTTTTTCAATACTTACTCTTGAACTAACAGTATTTTTATATTATTTCAAAAATTTATATAAAAAAATATAAGAAACATATAGTTTACGTTGGGAGCCTGACAAACATATGATAGTGTACTATTCTAGTTTATAAGTACTTCACTTGTTGAAAAAGACAACTCTATGACAAAGAAAAAGGCAACCTTCCAGAGAAAGTTACCTTTTAATATTTACCCAAATACTAATTATGATTCGGGTATTATATTCCTTCTTTTTTCAGAAGCATCTAATACTCAGCCGCTACCTTTTCTGATTCAGGTACCGCTTTCTTAGTGTTCTTCTGCCAGAAAAAGAAAATAGCAAATAACACAATCAGTATTGCGGGGAATGCTATCATTTTCTCCAGAGTATCTTGCCCAGTAGATAACTCTAATGCGGTTCCACTTAGTCCTTCGGCTATATTTTCAGCCCGAGAACCATCAATCCACCCTCCAATGATGGGTTGAAAGATAGAAGTAGAAAACATACCTACCGCTCCGATAATAGACATACCTAACGCACTACTTAACGGCACCCGCTGCGCTACTGCCCCTACCATCACGGGCCAGAAGTAGCAATACCCAAAAGCAAATATTACAGCGGCCACGTACACTAAAGCTCCGGTTACAGTACTAAACATGTAAATTCCGATGGTAGAAAGTATAGCTCCACCTAATAGTACTCCGGTCTGGCCCAAGGAAGCTACAACCGGGCCGGCGAAGAACCTACCGACAGTTACTAGTCCGGCTGTCAACGCTAAAATAATCATAGGATCTGCCCCACTACTTCCTAAAATAAGACCTACCCATTGGCCAGGACCAAACTCGGTGATAGCCGTTAGTGCCATACACGCGATTAAAAACAGATAAACCGGACTTAGCATAGCCTTAAAGTTCTCGCTTAGCGAGGTGGCCCCTTCTACTTTTGCTTTTGGAAATGTTTTTCCAAAGAATAGTACAGCATACGTAATAGTTGGGATCATAATTACCCACATTTGCGCTTCCCAACTTAGAGAAGGTAAGAACACCCATTCGAAATTACCAATTACTATACCCCCATCGGTCATGAACTTAGAGATTAACGAACCCAGCAAAATACCCCCAGGAAACCACATATGGAAGCGGTTGAGCATCTTGTTCATTTTGACCCCGGAATACATATCGGCAATCATTGGGTTACAGGCGGCTTCCGTACAACCAGTTCCTAAGCCGATGAGTAGGGTAGAAATCAGAAGGGTAACGTATCCTCCAGCATAGATAGTAAGAATAATCCCCAATGTATGCGCTAGGAAGGCTACGTTCATAATAATTTTTGGGCCTACCGTATGATAAACCAATCCACCGATAACCATTGAGATTGGGAACCCTAAGAACCACATTAGATTAATAAATCCCAGTTGTTCAGCCGATAGGGCGAACGTTTCTCCTAGCTGGGGGAGTATTCCAGCTCGGATAGAATACGTAAAACCGGTAGTAATGAGGGCAAAACAGCTTCCGTAGAATAAGGCAGTTTTGTTGACATTTTCGTTCATAGGTTTAGAAGATTAGTTAAGTAATATGATGGTTTTTCAAAAAGCCAAGGTGTCAAGTTAGTCAATAAAAATATAGAAAATAACGATACAAATGATGATAACTCCCTAAAAATACGGGCAGATCACCGACATTCATTACAGAAACGACACTGTTGAGCAAAAAAAAGCCAGACAATTTTGCCTGGCTTAGTGGATAGTAGATGCTGTTTTTTCGGCTAGTTAGACCCGGTATTGTTGGCTTCAGTAGGAGTGATGCCCATGTTTTTGAGTACCAAATCAGAAATATCGGCTTCGTCCTGATTCTCTACGTAGAGTAGAATTGGGTTTCCGGCCACATCTAAACTAAACACGTGGGTGTAGCTTTGTTCTTTGGCCACTGCGTCAATCGCTTTCTGGATTTTATCCAGAGCAGGTTGCAGTAGCTCCGCTTCCTTTCGTTGCAGATTGGTTTGCGCCTCTTGCTGGTCTTGCTGAATTTGGGTTTGCAAATCTTGCAGCTCCTTTTCTTTAGCAGCCCGGGCGTCTTCCGTCATGGTGGCTGCCCCTTTTTGGTAGGCATCTAGTTGCGTTTGAAACCCTTGCATTGTTGCCTGAATTTTATTGGTAAGCTGCCGTTGGTAAGCTTGCAGTTCAGATTGAATAGATTTAGCCTCGGGCATTTGGCTCAGTACGTACTCAGTACTCACAAACCCAAATTTTTGCTGGGCATTTGCCTCAGCAGTAAAGAATAGCGCAAATACACTTATCGCTATTAAAATATTTCGCTTCATACTAATATTAGGTTACATTAAATTTATCGAATAGTATCTTCTCGTTCTCCTAACCCTAGTTCATCCAGCACATAATCGGTATAGTCGTGGATAGGGTTAGTGTATAGCATCACTAAGTCTGCCGACTTATCAAACATTATCTGTAGTTTATTTTCTTCCGACACCTTTTCTATTGCCTCAAAAACTTGATCTAAAATCGGTTTAACTAGCTCCTGTTTTTTCAGTTGGTGCAACCCCTCAAACCCAAATACTTTCTGCTGATATTCTTTCAGCATTTGTTCCTTCTCTTGAATAGCTTCGTTGCGTTCCCGACGCATTTCAGCCGTTAGCAATACCTCCTCAGCCTTCAATTCACTACGCATAGCGTCTACCTCCTGCTGCATTCCCTGTATTTCGCTCTGCCATTGGGTTGCCAGTTGCTGAACTTCAGCTTGAGCCTCCTGATACTCCGGCATCTTGCTTAGGATATATTCCGTAGTAACATATCCAAATTTCTGGCCAAACACTTCAGGGGTCGCCAATAAAGCGCACAAAGTTATAAAAACTATTGGAAAAATGCGGGTACCGGGAAAAACAATCTTAGCCATAGCCGAAAACTTATATGACCGACAAAGTATTATTAGCGAATTTGCTGACCGATGCGGAAGTGAAACTCGGGCCCGGGAGGACGAGGCTGTAAACCGGGCATATTGGGAATTGTATCAAACCCGTAGCCCCAGTCAATTCCTAGTAAGCCGAAGGCTGGCATAAAGATACGGGCACCAACTCCAGCCGATTTGTACAGATCAAAAGGATTGTACTGGTTAAAGTCAGCAAAGTTGTTTCCTCCTTCTACAAAACCCAGCACAAAGATAGTAGCCGCCGGATTAGGAGAAACCAAGTACCGCAATTCAGCCGAAAATTTATTGTAGGCGATGCCTCCTCGAGCATTCGTTTCATCCTGCGGTCTAAACGCTCGCTCTGGATAGCCTCGCAAGCCAATTTGCTCTTCTGCCACAAAGAAATTCTGACCAGCCATGCCCGCACCTCCTAAAGTAAATCGTTCAAAAGGTGAGTTGATTGTGTTGTCTTTGTACGAACCAAAGAAACCGAAGTGAATATTAGTATTAAGCACTAAATTTTTACCCAATTGGGTATAGTGTTTAGCATCAAACATCCAACGATGGTACTCCAGCCAGTTATAACGATCAGCGTATAACTCCTCCCGCTCAACCGGATCATCCGTAACGATAGGCTCCGTATAATCAAGAGCCTCATCAAAGACGGAGAAGGGAGGGGTAAGTGCTACTTCTAATGATATGGATGAACCAGTACGAGGGAACATCGGGTTGTCTATACTATTCCGAGCAATCGTTGTATTTACCGATAAATTGTTGGAAATACCTCTGGTGAATCCGATTCCAATATCTTGATAATCGTCAAGCGAGTAACGTCGGTATACCAATGAGTTACTCATGGTGAAGTAATCATCAGGCCAACGAAGCCGTCGTCCTAAACCTACGCTAATATTCGTGATTCGCATGGAACCTCCAATTTGGGGCGGGCCACCAAAGCCACCACCG
This region of Tunicatimonas pelagia genomic DNA includes:
- a CDS encoding FG-GAP repeat domain-containing protein yields the protein MGLIILLVGCSKTEQSVQFEAVTTPTPIFPHPDSITHLTGEQLAYRYCQTCHAFPEPGLLPKTIWTESVLPRMGHYLGIWESPQQPYRGMSMYDDYIVRQASIFPDEPQLSEDNWQKLVGYYQQQAPDSLSMTDLAVDTVLSQFQAHPARLSTQTIPTTTLTHIDTTTGHLWLGDAQGILYEIDRQQTIINSIRLDSPPADIYIQPDVSYQVLTMGIMNPSDQAKGKLWQGSSQDSLSELLPIDLRRPVHFTPINVGEENISGWLVAEFGNYLGQLAYYETSPEKTVQKQVLTDSPGTRKVEIADLNQDGLPDVTVLVAQGDERIITWYNQGNGQYKPQVLLRFPPVYGSSYFELADFNQDGRLDILYTNGDNADYSTVLKPYHGIRIFLQSGEGKFEEDYFLAMPGASKAMARDFDQDGDLDIAAISFFPDFEQTPKRGFLYLENQSSGKSLSFTAQTFPEAACGHWLTMDAGDTDQDGDLDIVLGSFTLPPSPVPDSLSKLWMKNGPHYMVLENNTNQ
- a CDS encoding VCBS repeat-containing protein, yielding MKSLSYIVVAVGWIFSSCNSQPATLFELVSPNQSNIHFSNRIAENDTFNILNEEYIYNGGGVGIGDLNNDGLADIYFTGNSVDNALYLNKGDMQFEDITQVAKVAGEDRWCSGVALVDINQDGYLDIYASATLLKDSIKRKNLLFVNQGADEAGVPEFTEEAEKYGIADTGHTTQATFFDYDLDGDLDLYLLTNTIKNRLPTSYREKMTDGSAPNNDRLYRNDGGRFVNVSNEAGIMIEGFGLGITVSDINLDGWPDIYITNDYLSNDLLYVNNQDGTFTNQVGKYLKHQSFSAMGSDVVDFNNDGLVDIVALDMLPENNLRQKQMLGVSNYITYINNERYGFEYQYVRNTLQLNQGFTPEGHPVFSDIGQLAGVYQTDWSWTPLMADFDNDGYKDLIITNGFPRDVTDRDFANFRAGPGGGVATPAQMMDSIPVVKISNYAYRNNGADSDRGLIFTDQTEDWGMFLPSFSNGAAYADLDNDGDLDIVVNNINDSAFVYRNQLYDNQDAKAYFLRVDLKGNNINPQGIGAKVLIHYGEGKVQYVENARYRGYLSTMEEQQHFGLGEYSLVDSLLVIWPDGKRQLLLDIPANQALTLVYSEAQEVSNQDINQEIISSISTPSFRKANESYGIRLKHQEQDMIDFNWQRTLPHKLTQNGPGIAVGDVNGDGLDDFYVAGSANQTGTLFLQTADGAFNRTVPKIDSVSEELGVLLFDADNDGDLDLYAVSGSYEFQPNSPELQDKFYRNDGKGKFTLDQAALPEMRTSGSCVKAADYDQDGDLDLFVGGRVIPGSYPTPPASYLLRNEGGTFSNVTADLIPELDSLGMITDALWTDVDNDGLVDLLIVGEWMPITLFKNTGNGFENATPSTGIANKVGWWNSLTAGDFDYDGDIDYVAGNLGLNTSYRGTEEHPLSIYANDFDNNGSIDPVLVTYKKDEVGQLSPFPVHSKDDFTSQFLPIRQRFPSYEKYGLATINTVFSEEELSSGIAYHATHLASSYIENQGDGKFTVTALPTEAQFAPLFGMLARDINQDGYLDILAVGNSYATEIATGRYDALNGLYLEGNGKGEFVSRSMNESGWYVPGDAKGLAELRSGSGESVFLVTQNQDSLLVFANSSVRKLNPILQLQPIDSWAEVELADGTTVKYEFYYGSTYLSQVTRRITLPSTAVSATVYDFKGNSRTINLEPAG